The DNA segment CGTGGCAGCGCTACGGCGAACAATTGGCCGCGCTTTTCGATAAATCCACGAAAAGCTGAAGTGGAGAGGGTCAAATTTTCAGCACCACCTCGACTGTCTTCAAGTCATGTCTTTTTACGTCTTGCTTGGATCTCCTGTTTAAAGAAAGTCGCCGCGGTCATGGTTTAAACGCGAGGCCGGCGTAATCCGTCAATCATCCCCAGCGCCGTGGCCATCCGCTTCTCCGCGCGCGCAAGTCGCTCCATGCCCAGGGGTAGCGCCCGGGCCAATGTAAGCCGCATCGCGGCCAGCGCGGTATCGGCCAGCACTTCGGGCCAGCCGTGGGCTTCGTGCAACATCCGGCATCGGCCCCGCTCGCGGGCCACCCGCAGAAAGCGGGCGCGGTTGGCGCGTTCAGCCTCGACCTCGTGGTAGACTAAAGCGCCCGGTGCGTAGCCGATCTGCAGCCCAGCCGCGCGCATCCGCGAGGAAAATTCGGTTTCCTCTTCGTGGCCGCAGGCGCCCGGTCCCAGCCGCTCGTCGAAGCCTCCCAAGCGCTCGAAGACCTCGCGGCGAAAGCCCATGTTGGCGCCCAGCACGCCATGTACCGAACGAATCTCCAAGCCATGATCGACGATCGGCAGATCGAGGTAGGCCGCCATCGGTCCGACCACGCTGGCGGGCGGCCGGGCGGGCAGGATACGTCCCTTCATCGCCGCGAACTGAGGACAGGAGTTAAAGAATGCCTCGACTTGGGCGAGATAATCGGGAGCGGCGAAAAGGTCGTCGTCCAGGCAGACGATTATTTCGCCGCGCGCCCGCTTGATGGCCTGGTTCTGCACCCGGCATTTGCCCGGGCGGGGATCGTGAAGATGTTGAAGCGCAATTGGGGTCGGCGCCGTCGTAGTGGGTTGTGGGGTGCCGTTTTCGGCCACCAGCAGCTCATGATGATCGGGGCGGGCCTGGCGGTATAGCGATTCCAGCAGCCGCGCCAGGGAATGGGGCCGACGATGAGTGGCGATTATTATCGAGATTTTCACCAGCTTGATGTTCGCAGTGTGACCCAGGCGAGGGCGCCGCTCAACGTCCCCGCCCCGCCCCGGCAACCGGAGGGCCCGGGTAACTTGAATTGAGCCGCGCGGACCGCTAATCCTGTCAGTTCCCGGTCCCAAGCGCGCGGCGCGCGCTTGGGACCGGGCCTCGGCCCTCCCGGCGAGAGTGGCGGAATGGCAGACGCGCAAGGCT comes from the Candidatus Binataceae bacterium genome and includes:
- a CDS encoding glycosyltransferase, with product MKISIIIATHRRPHSLARLLESLYRQARPDHHELLVAENGTPQPTTTAPTPIALQHLHDPRPGKCRVQNQAIKRARGEIIVCLDDDLFAAPDYLAQVEAFFNSCPQFAAMKGRILPARPPASVVGPMAAYLDLPIVDHGLEIRSVHGVLGANMGFRREVFERLGGFDERLGPGACGHEEETEFSSRMRAAGLQIGYAPGALVYHEVEAERANRARFLRVARERGRCRMLHEAHGWPEVLADTALAAMRLTLARALPLGMERLARAEKRMATALGMIDGLRRPRV